One Mytilus trossulus isolate FHL-02 chromosome 5, PNRI_Mtr1.1.1.hap1, whole genome shotgun sequence DNA segment encodes these proteins:
- the LOC134718535 gene encoding acanthoscurrin-2-like, whose product MSVLTLLLVSIVGYVSAHGKGGPYLGGLVDDGVLTSGPLLGGGGIIGGAGGILGAGGLLLNNGGLGGLIGGLNTGLVGGGQPWCTCSLKCAQGQIKLNKNCNLAPLLPGGLNTCCSLLPWWVTNQNYGASLGGAGIIGGGGIIGGGGIIGGVSGLVGGGSGLLGPIGGIGGSIGGVVTGPVSVVSGGSSVVGGYGSTGKGYY is encoded by the exons ATGTCAGTGTTAACTCTACTTCTCGTTTCAATTGTCGGATACGTTTCCGCACATGGCAAAGGAGGTCCTTATTTAGGAGGACTTGTTGATGATGGAGTTCTCACTAGTGGTCCACTCCTTGGCGGCGGCGGAATTATTGGTGGGGCAGGAGGAATTCTTGGTGCTGGTGGACTCCTCTTAAACAATGGTGGATTAGGAGGATTGATCGGCGGATTAAACACAG GACTTGTTGGTGGAGGTCAACCATGGTGTACATGCAGTTTGAAATGTGCCCAAGGACAGATCAAACTCAACAAGAACTGTAACTTGGCACCTCTCCTTCCTGGAGGTTTGAATACTTGTTGTTCCTTATTGCCATGGTGGGTAACCAACCAAAATTACGGTGCTTCCCTTGGAGGAGCTGGTATCATTGGTGGTGGAGGTATCATCGGTGGTGGAGGTATTATCGGTGGTGTAAGCGGTCTTGTTGGAGGTGGCAGTGGACTTCTTGGGCCAATCGGTGGTATTGGAGGTTCAATTGGTGGTGTTGTAACAGGACCAGTCAGTGTAGTTAGCGGAGGCAGCAGTGTTGTCGGTGGATACGGATCAACTGGAAAAGGATACTATTAA